In Rhizobium sp. BG4, the genomic stretch GGAAGCCTGTGGCCGGCCGCAGCGCCGCGGCGTTTCGCCAGCGGTAGACGAGCACCGCGATCAGGCAGATCGCCTGCGCCAGCACCGAGCCGAGCGCCGAGCCGGCAACGCCCCAATGCAGGATCGCCATGAAGAACCAGTTGGCGGCGATGTTGAGGGCGGATGCCGCCAGCATGACAAGCGTCATGAAGCCGATCCGTCCTTCGCTGCGCAACGCATCGATATTGAGCGACAGGAAGAAGGCGACGGGTGCTGCGCCCACCATGATGCCCATGAAGGTGCGGGCGTTTTCGGCGACGGCGAGATCGCCTGCCGCCGCATTGCCGACGATGCGCCAGCCGACGCTCCAGTAGATCAGGTTGACGATGAGGACGACGGCGATCGCCAGGGCATGGGCGGCCGCGAAGGTGCGGCGCGCGGCATCGCGGTTACCGGCGCCGAGCTCGCGGGCGAGAATGCTCGCCATGCCGTTCGAGACGAGCGATTGCAGCGCCACGACCATCATCAGGCCGGGGAAGATCAGGGTGACGGCCGAAAGTGCCCCGGCGCCGACATAGGCGCCGAGGAAATAGGCGTCCACCACGGCAAACAGGCCGTTGATGGTGGTGATGAGAATGATCGGCGCTGCCGTGCGGGCAAAGACCCTGGGCAGCGGCGCGGTCAGAAACGGATTGGTTGCGGATACGGGTTTCATCGATGGAGTCCGGCTATCGAAATGAATGATCAGATGTCGAGGACGAGCTGCGGCAGACCGTTCGAGGTCTTGCGCGGCGAGATGCCGTTGCCGTCCACCTGCGCGTTGATGCGCTGGCGGAAGGCCGAGAAGCTCTCGAAGGTCACGACATCGACGGGTTCGTCGAAATGGATGGTGAT encodes the following:
- a CDS encoding MATE family efflux transporter: MKPVSATNPFLTAPLPRVFARTAAPIILITTINGLFAVVDAYFLGAYVGAGALSAVTLIFPGLMMVVALQSLVSNGMASILARELGAGNRDAARRTFAAAHALAIAVVLIVNLIYWSVGWRIVGNAAAGDLAVAENARTFMGIMVGAAPVAFFLSLNIDALRSEGRIGFMTLVMLAASALNIAANWFFMAILHWGVAGSALGSVLAQAICLIAVLVYRWRNAAALRPATGFPLSDWKPILALGAPMSLGFIGISLCSAAVIFNLSIWGEGDYVATVGAYGIITRVMTVAYLPLLGLNIAFQTIAGNNYGAGLSDRVGRSLQIALISALVYCAGVELIVELSATRLGHIFVADPVVIAEVSRILPWTVGAYFLFGQMIVLSGYFQAIGDARRAAIFGLSRAYLFTLPLTFLLPHAFGEMGIWMVPVFAEACMFMLAFAVLARNARRMGWRYGLLPV